A single genomic interval of Trichosurus vulpecula isolate mTriVul1 chromosome 6, mTriVul1.pri, whole genome shotgun sequence harbors:
- the LOC118855564 gene encoding splicing factor 3B subunit 6-like encodes MAMQAAKRANIRLPPEVNRILYIRNLPYKITAEEMYDIFGKYGPIRQIRVGNTPETRGTAYVVYEDIFDAKNACDHLSGFNVCNRYLVVLYYNANRAFLKMDTKKKEEQLKLLKEKYGINTDPPK; translated from the coding sequence ATGGCGATGCAAGCGGCCAAACGCGCGAACATTCGGCTCCCTCCTGAGGTGAACCGCATCCTCTACATCCGCAACCTGCCCTACAAGATCACGGCCGAGGAGATGTATGACATCTTCGGTAAGTACGGGCCCATCCGTCAGATCCGCGTGGGGAACACCCCGGAAACCCGCGGCACGGCCTATGTGGTCTACGAGGACATCTTCGACGCCAAGAACGCCTGCGACCATCTGTCGGGCTTCAACGTGTGCAACCGCTACCTGGTGGTGCTCTACTACAACGCCAACCGGGCCTTCCTGAAGATGGACAcgaagaagaaggaggagcagCTCAAGCTGCTCAAGGAGAAATACGGCATCAACACGGACCCGCCCAAGTGA